A region from the endosymbiont of Galathealinum brachiosum genome encodes:
- a CDS encoding transposase yields the protein MGRSRYKFIYPDQTYFVTLTVLHWIPVFTRPATVNILFDALRFLMKEGLKVYAFVILENHLHMIVQSTAIDKDIARFKSFTAKELIHFLDKNKVSQILEQLAFYKKAYKSDRAYQFWQEGVHPEWIQNEEMMRQKIEYIHQNPVKRGYVDDVLHWRYSSARNYAGETGVLEDVCTVW from the coding sequence ATGGGAAGAAGTCGTTATAAATTTATATATCCAGATCAAACTTACTTTGTAACCCTAACCGTCCTACATTGGATACCTGTTTTTACTCGCCCTGCAACAGTAAATATTTTGTTTGATGCATTACGATTTTTAATGAAAGAAGGTTTAAAAGTATATGCTTTCGTTATTCTTGAAAATCATTTGCATATGATTGTGCAAAGTACTGCGATAGATAAAGATATAGCGCGATTTAAATCTTTTACTGCAAAAGAGTTAATTCATTTTCTTGATAAAAATAAAGTCAGTCAAATTCTTGAACAATTGGCATTTTATAAAAAAGCATATAAGAGTGATAGAGCATATCAGTTCTGGCAGGAAGGTGTTCACCCTGAATGGATTCAAAATGAAGAAATGATGCGACAGAAAATTGAATATATACACCAAAATCCTGTGAAGCGGGGTTATGTTGATGATGTTTTGCATTGGCGTTATTCTAGTGCACGCAATTATGCAGGAGAAACAGGGGTGTTAGAAGATGTATGTACTGTATGGTGA
- a CDS encoding phosphohydrolase, translated as MISKIELLNEIGIALSAEKNSQKVLELILDGAKKLTNADGGSLYTLNDKDELVFEIVSTDSLDIHMGGTTGQSIDFPPLPLHIEGHDNLSMVVTSAVLNDNTINIHDAYHADGFDFSGTRKFDENTGYRTKSLLTIPMKNHKADIIGVLQLINSTSIDTGVVVDFSSEDQKLAESLASQAAVALTNKKLIDEQKALFEAFIKLIATAIDEKSPYTGGHCKRLPELTMMIADACDKDDAGALKDFKMTEKDRYELMIAGWLHDCGKVTTPEYVIDKSTKLETIYDRINTVNARFEVLKRDAKISMLEKQMTARETADEQAFKDAERDYEALIEKLNDDKEFISVANVGGEYMAEDKQERVREIAKYKIDDCEEERCNFFNEDEIQNLTIAKGTLTNEERQVINNHIVVTIKMLDQLPFPKHLENVPEYAGGHHERMDGKGYPKGLTRDQMSWPARMMGIADIFEALTARDRPYKDGKKLSVCLDILGKMRLDNHIDPEIFDVFVREKVYMEYASEFLTPDQIDEVDHSKIPGFSGD; from the coding sequence ATGATATCCAAAATTGAATTATTAAATGAAATTGGAATTGCTTTATCAGCAGAAAAAAACAGTCAGAAAGTTCTCGAGTTAATACTGGATGGTGCAAAAAAATTAACCAATGCAGATGGTGGTTCGCTTTATACGCTTAATGATAAAGATGAGCTGGTATTTGAAATTGTTTCAACTGATTCATTAGATATTCATATGGGTGGCACTACTGGCCAGTCAATCGATTTTCCTCCTTTACCACTACATATTGAAGGCCATGATAACTTATCAATGGTCGTAACCAGTGCGGTGTTAAATGACAATACCATTAACATACATGATGCTTATCATGCCGATGGTTTTGATTTTAGTGGTACACGAAAGTTTGATGAGAATACCGGTTATAGAACAAAATCTTTGTTAACTATTCCGATGAAAAATCACAAAGCAGATATCATAGGTGTATTACAGCTTATTAATTCCACATCTATTGATACAGGTGTGGTAGTTGATTTTTCAAGTGAAGATCAGAAGTTAGCAGAGTCGCTGGCTTCTCAGGCGGCAGTTGCACTGACCAATAAAAAATTAATCGATGAACAAAAAGCTCTGTTCGAAGCATTTATAAAATTGATTGCAACTGCAATTGATGAAAAATCACCTTATACAGGTGGCCATTGCAAACGTCTTCCCGAGCTGACTATGATGATTGCTGATGCCTGTGATAAAGACGATGCGGGTGCTTTAAAAGATTTTAAAATGACCGAGAAAGACCGCTATGAATTAATGATCGCGGGTTGGCTGCATGACTGTGGAAAAGTAACAACACCTGAGTATGTTATTGATAAATCAACCAAGTTAGAAACTATTTACGATCGAATTAATACCGTGAATGCACGTTTTGAAGTGTTAAAACGTGACGCTAAAATCAGCATGTTAGAAAAGCAGATGACAGCAAGAGAGACGGCAGATGAGCAGGCATTTAAGGATGCAGAGCGGGACTATGAGGCGCTTATTGAAAAACTTAATGATGATAAGGAGTTTATATCAGTCGCTAATGTAGGTGGTGAATATATGGCTGAAGATAAACAGGAGCGTGTAAGGGAAATAGCAAAGTATAAAATTGATGATTGCGAAGAGGAGCGTTGCAATTTTTTTAATGAAGATGAAATTCAGAACTTAACCATTGCCAAGGGCACCTTAACTAACGAAGAACGACAGGTCATTAATAACCATATTGTCGTCACCATAAAAATGCTTGATCAGTTGCCGTTTCCAAAACATCTTGAAAATGTGCCGGAGTATGCGGGTGGGCACCATGAACGAATGGATGGTAAAGGTTATCCTAAAGGATTAACGCGCGATCAAATGTCATGGCCCGCAAGAATGATGGGCATAGCGGATATTTTTGAAGCACTGACGGCAAGAGACAGACCTTATAAGGACGGTAAAAAACTAAGCGTGTGCCTGGATATTCTGGGTAAGATGCGGCTGGATAATCATATTGATCCTGAGATATTTGATGTCTTCGTACGTGAAAAAGTTTACATGGAGTATGCCAGTGAATTTTTAACACCCGATCAGATTGATGAGGTGGATCACAGTAAAATTCCGGGGTTTAGCGGCGATTAA
- a CDS encoding adenylosuccinate lyase, protein MLLTELTAISPVDGRYGSKTSDYQTIFSEYGLIRHRVQVEVRWLQALANEVAIAEIPILGEHANNLLNNIVDNFSEEDAQHIKNIERTTNHDVKAVEYFLKEKITGNAELEAISEFIHFACTSEDINNLSHALMLTQGRNHVLLEQMDEVISTMKNLAHELAEQPMLCRTHGQPASPSTMGKELANVVYRLQRQREQVASIKILGKINGAVGNYNAHLSAYPDLDWADFAQRFIESLGITFNPYTIQIEPHDYMAELFDAISRFNTILIDISRDIWGYISIGYFKQKTIAGEIGSSTMPHKVNPIDFENAEGNLGIANALFNHLSMKLPISRWQRDLTDSTVLRTLGVGFAHSSIAYQSALRGMSKLEINPASLEADLDSNWEVLAEPIQTVMRKYGIEEPYEKLKELTRGKRVDQQIMQEFVQNLDMPQEAKDLLMDMTPMNYIGNAVEQTNKI, encoded by the coding sequence ATGTTACTAACAGAACTCACAGCAATATCTCCCGTTGATGGCCGTTATGGCAGCAAAACATCTGATTATCAGACCATTTTTAGTGAATATGGCCTGATTCGTCACCGCGTACAGGTAGAAGTTCGCTGGTTACAGGCACTGGCTAACGAAGTAGCTATTGCTGAAATTCCTATTTTGGGTGAGCATGCTAATAATTTACTCAATAATATAGTTGATAACTTCAGCGAAGAAGATGCCCAGCACATCAAAAATATCGAGCGCACGACTAACCATGATGTAAAAGCGGTTGAATACTTCCTTAAGGAAAAAATTACCGGTAACGCAGAACTTGAAGCTATTTCAGAATTTATTCATTTCGCCTGCACCTCGGAAGACATTAATAATCTGTCCCATGCTTTAATGTTAACTCAGGGTAGAAACCATGTGCTTTTAGAGCAAATGGATGAGGTTATTTCCACCATGAAAAATCTGGCACATGAGCTGGCTGAACAGCCTATGCTCTGCCGTACTCATGGCCAGCCTGCATCACCTTCTACTATGGGCAAGGAACTGGCGAATGTAGTTTATCGACTACAACGTCAGCGTGAACAGGTAGCGAGCATAAAAATACTGGGTAAAATCAACGGTGCTGTCGGTAACTACAATGCTCACCTGTCAGCTTATCCTGATCTGGACTGGGCTGACTTTGCACAAAGATTTATTGAATCACTGGGTATTACCTTCAACCCTTACACTATTCAAATCGAGCCCCATGATTACATGGCGGAACTGTTTGATGCCATTTCCCGTTTCAATACCATCCTGATCGATATCAGCCGTGATATCTGGGGTTATATTTCTATTGGTTATTTCAAACAGAAAACCATCGCAGGTGAAATTGGTTCTTCAACTATGCCCCATAAAGTTAACCCTATCGATTTTGAAAATGCCGAAGGTAACCTGGGTATCGCTAATGCTTTATTCAATCACCTGAGTATGAAACTACCTATTTCACGCTGGCAACGAGACTTGACTGACTCAACTGTATTACGCACATTAGGTGTTGGATTTGCTCACTCAAGTATTGCTTATCAATCTGCTTTACGCGGCATGAGCAAATTAGAGATAAACCCGGCTTCACTGGAAGCAGATCTGGACAGTAACTGGGAAGTACTAGCTGAACCGATTCAAACCGTTATGCGTAAATATGGCATTGAAGAGCCTTATGAAAAACTAAAAGAGCTTACCCGTGGAAAACGGGTTGATCAGCAAATCATGCAGGAATTTGTGCAAAATCTGGATATGCCCCAGGAAGCTAAAGACCTGTTAATGGATATGACCCCGATGAATTATATTGGTAATGCGGTGGAGCAAACAAATAAGATTTGA
- the aspA gene encoding aspartate ammonia-lyase (catalyzes the formation of fumarate from aspartate): protein MSEVRIEKDSMGELEVPANALYGAQTQRAINNFPVSGLVVPRAFISALGQIKAACAQVNCDLGEMEQAQTDAIIAASNKVSGGEVDEHFPIDIFQTGSGTSTNMNANEVISHLASTTDLKIHPNDHVNMGQSSNDVIPTAIHVSASLQVAELLIPALTHLKDAVDKRAAELAKVIKTGRTHLMDAMPVSMGQELGGWSAQLGLGIERLQSSLPRISALVQGGTAVGTGINAHEQFADKFAGQMSKLTGHPFTSNPNKFEGLSTQDAAVELSGQLKTIAVSLMKISNDLRWMNSGPLAGIGEIALPALQPGSSIMPGKVNPVIPESMAMVCAQVIGNDATITVAGQAGNFQLNVMLPVIAYNLLQSIEILANGARIMADKAITGFTVNQQNIDAALGKNPIIVTALNPVIGYELGAKIAKTAYAEGRAVLDVAEQMTDLSRDELEEILSPEKLTKGGITK, encoded by the coding sequence ATGAGCGAAGTTCGCATAGAAAAAGACAGTATGGGTGAATTAGAAGTACCGGCAAATGCATTGTATGGCGCCCAGACACAGCGAGCTATTAATAACTTTCCGGTTAGTGGGCTGGTTGTGCCCCGTGCATTTATCAGTGCATTAGGTCAGATAAAAGCAGCCTGTGCTCAGGTAAACTGTGATTTAGGTGAAATGGAGCAGGCACAGACAGACGCAATTATTGCAGCGTCTAATAAAGTGAGTGGGGGAGAGGTTGATGAGCATTTCCCTATTGATATTTTTCAGACCGGCTCGGGTACCAGCACCAATATGAATGCAAATGAGGTAATTTCTCACCTTGCGAGTACGACTGATTTAAAAATACACCCAAATGATCATGTGAATATGGGGCAAAGTTCAAATGATGTGATACCCACTGCTATTCATGTGAGTGCCAGCCTGCAGGTAGCAGAGTTACTCATACCAGCATTAACGCATTTAAAAGATGCGGTTGATAAACGAGCAGCCGAACTGGCTAAAGTGATCAAAACCGGGCGCACACATTTAATGGATGCGATGCCTGTCAGTATGGGCCAGGAGCTCGGAGGGTGGTCAGCTCAACTGGGTTTAGGTATTGAACGTTTACAGTCTTCATTACCCCGAATCAGTGCGTTGGTGCAAGGTGGTACGGCAGTGGGCACGGGCATTAATGCTCATGAGCAGTTTGCAGATAAATTTGCAGGCCAGATGAGTAAACTGACAGGGCATCCCTTCACCAGTAATCCTAACAAGTTTGAGGGGCTGAGCACTCAGGATGCGGCGGTTGAGTTAAGTGGCCAGTTAAAGACCATTGCTGTGAGTTTAATGAAAATATCGAATGATCTGCGCTGGATGAACTCAGGCCCATTGGCTGGAATTGGTGAAATTGCATTACCTGCATTACAGCCAGGCAGTAGTATTATGCCAGGTAAGGTCAATCCGGTTATACCCGAGTCGATGGCAATGGTATGTGCTCAGGTGATCGGTAATGATGCTACTATTACTGTTGCAGGTCAGGCAGGTAATTTCCAGTTAAATGTGATGTTGCCGGTTATCGCCTATAATCTACTGCAAAGTATTGAAATTCTGGCGAATGGTGCCCGTATAATGGCTGATAAAGCGATTACAGGTTTTACCGTAAATCAGCAGAATATCGATGCCGCATTAGGTAAAAACCCAATTATAGTTACCGCGCTCAATCCGGTTATCGGTTATGAGTTAGGAGCAAAAATAGCAAAAACGGCTTATGCCGAAGGTCGTGCGGTTCTGGATGTTGCAGAACAAATGACCGATTTATCACGGGACGAGTTAGAAGAAATATTATCACCTGAAAAATTAACAAAAGGTGGTATTACTAAGTAA